The Gadus macrocephalus chromosome 12, ASM3116895v1 genome segment TCTAGCTCTCCCGTTGGTGGGCAACGTTTTCAACATTGACCCCAGGCAACCTCACATTTACCTAACCAAGGTAGGCTTATTTTTACCCTACGTCAGTGTACTGTTCCATTCAACCTGGAGGTAAACACGTGAAAAACAGCACTCATGCTGAATATTGTTCAGTACGAAATCTGTGATTTGGTATAACATGATAGTAATAGCTATTCAAAAGAGTTACAAATTGAACCACACGCTAAAGAACATATAGTTATATAAGTTAGATTTTTTTATGTAAAAGCAATCTTTATAAGCTAAAGTTTTATTCAAGCTACTTTGTTTTTGCCAGCTGAACTTGTTTTTCCAGAAACAATGAGCTGTGAGTCATGCGTGTTATTGCTGTCACATGCTGGTCAACAACAGACCTTATGCTCTAATCCTACCTCCTCAGATGGCCGTTGTTCATGGGAATGTATTCAGCATGCGTCTGGGGAGAGACAAGACAGTCTTTGTGTCCGGGTACAAGATGGTGAAGGAAGCCATCGTGACGCAGGCAGACATCTTTGTGGATCGACCCTACAGCCCTATGGCTACCAGGTTGTACTCAGAGAACATAGGTAAGAACATAAGCcatactcactctcacacacacacacacacacacaaatactcatGCATGCCCcccttacacacatacatgattGCACTCCCCCAACCATTCtattgcacaaacacacatacacacacacacacacacacacacacacacacacacacacacacacacacacacacacacacacacacacacacacacacacacacacacacacacacacacacaaattgacaAACGTAGATCAGCCTCAATATCATGCTACTAtgtgtaaatacacacatacgccCTCATAAGCAACAATATCCTCCATAACATCGATGCATTCTCTTCCTCCCCGGTGTCTCCTTCCCCTCAGGGGGGTTCTTCTTCAGCAATGGGCCGCTGTGGAAGAGGCAGCGACGGTTTGCCATCGCCACGCTACGCAGCCTGGGACTGGGGAGGAGCTGCCTGGAGGACAGCATCTGTGAAGAGAGCCATCACCTGCAGCTGGAGATGGAGGGCATGAGAGGTGGGTCCAGTGGAGCAGACAGAGGGGACCCCCAACGCAAAGAGGATAAAAAAGAGGGAATGATGGCCTCATGAGACCAAGATCGCCATCGGTCCGGCTGGATTCAATCCTGTTTAATGCGTTTTCCAAAGATTTTCCAAGGAGAATCAGGGAGAATAAAAATAATGTGGGGGTGCCATAGAAAAGTGTGAAAAGTTTGTGGAAATATACATCAGAATGTTAAAAGATTAACAGAAATCTGATCGAAAAGGCTTTTTTCCAGATTGCAATATGTTTTCGTTACCTCCAACCAGATTCGGCAAGAGCAAAGACCttcaatctgattggctggaactTTTTGAATAATGTAAGGCTGCGGCCATATTTGGAAAGCAATTGCTCCCCAACAACGGCCGGAGTGATGCTCAGTGAAACGCAAACCTTTGTGTCAAGATAGTCTCACGAGGCTAGGGTTATGCgtaaatcagaaaaaaaaacatacgtttTGTATTGTTCACAATCCATGTCGATTTATTCATTCACTTCATTTCACAGCATTAAACAGGAGGAAGGAAGACGAGAGCCAACACACTGATAAATGACCTAAATCCCAATAGCCAATACAAAATTGATAACAAAAACGTAAACATAAATGTAATCAAAATATTCCAAAGCCAATAGCAAGGCCAATCCGTCTTTCTCAATGGTGTAATATTTAGATGGTGCCTATCAAACGTatgagaaaataaacaaactggGGGATCCAATGCCATCTGCACTTTTCTGCAACGGCACAGCACCAGATCTCAGGGCGCTTGGGTCTACCACTTActtaaaaggtcccatggcatgctaatTTATGGacgctttaatatagatattagtgggcccctaaaaagtatttgaagacgttcccgaaattcagccgtggtgcagaataacagccactacgagccagtcgtacattgagctttccccaaacgcaccgtttcggtgtctgtagctttaatggaAATGAGgggagaggcgggtcaaggaggagggtagggtgtggccctgagcagcttacgGCCACGCCCCCatgctctgtttacagtggatgtatcgcaatggcgaggcgcacacagcctttagcggtgttctgtaaatattctagaatactccgggtgctccggtgggagtcctggagctctctaTCTGAATAATATCATGCATGGacatctatatcatataatatatattatcattgccaaaagctgtgtgcgcttccagacgatattatgaatctctggttcttccacttcgacatcaatctgaagtagactgaaccgaaCTTTAAAAAATTGGCTAGAAATCCAATGGGGCAACCAATGTTGAGAAGTTGCGTTGGTAGTGGTTGCAGGGAAACCTGTGATGGCACTGCATTTTTCTATAGGACTAACCCGTCCATGACCCACCTGCTCACCCAAGAAGGTGACCGGCGCTTCAACAAAGTCCCATTTAGCCAGTTTGAGAGTAAAAGAGGCCTTCGGCAACTTCTTGATCGCCATAGTCAGAATCTGCATTTGCACTGACCATGTGCTAGAATATGGTTTATTGTTTAGGATTCCAATTAGCCGTCACAAAAGTGGGACAAgctagtcttcctggggtccaaacagaaagaaacaaaacataacaatacacaagatacaaatcGTAATTCACTTAACAATGATCATCTAAAAGCAGTAAATCATTAACATCAGAAAAAATTACATTCATAGGTACTACAATCATTATTGCATTTATACAGTAGGTATGTTGATTGCCTACTCACAAATCTAATTAGTGGATTCTCAAATGGTACTTGAAAGGTACTTTATTCAGTGGACAATTATTCCAATGTTTGAATAAATAGATTCTCTTTAAAGCATTTGATTTTTGACTTGATAACATCATCGGCTGACCTAGCAATGAAAATGAACCTCATTTTCACTGGCTCTGCCTCAATCTCCAGCTTACAGAGCTAGTTCATGATCAGGAGTCTGCTTCTGTGCCTTAAATACCTGAGCCTTCTCCTGGGCCTCTAAGGGCAGTCggacaaaaaatataatatataagatAACAATGGATCTAGCAATCCTATCAAACATAAAGGgaaaaatgcaaaggaaaaACCTCACGCTAACTGCCTGGGAGGTTCAGATTATCTAATTTACGTGACCGACAGCGGACAAAATAAAATAGTGGAAGCTATATAGCTACTCTTGCTCTTAGCTGAACGTGCAGAAAGTAACCACCAAGAGCAACAAGAAATATGATATCTTTAACAAAATTGACAAAAGTGTGCCAGCGTCTGTGCTcagatgagagagcgagagagccgcCATCTTCCACTTGGCTTTACATGTATGGGGGCGGCGCCAACAATCAGGGCGAGCCAAACGGCAACCTGCAGCCACAATGCTCCGCCTCCAGGAGTTGATTGATATGATTGAGTGCAGGAGGCAATAGCAAGACATTagtgcaaaacaaacaaaaacagcacAAGACCCAGCACTACCACGTAACACATGgttacaaagagagagatactAGCAAAACGTTTTTAAATGTTGTGGCAGTTCTCCCTTTGCTGGGAACTGATGAGGGGGATGAGATTATTTGTGGAACCGGATAGACGGGATATTGGCGAAAGTGGATAAtgatgacagagagacagcaagacTGCAAAATACAGGGTCTGAATCGAGGCAAACCACACAGATTCTCAGAAAGAAACTGGCGTGAACTGGCGAGATCATGGCGAGATCGTGATGGTCTAGTCATGAGCGTATAGATGAATATGTCAGTGTGCAGTCTTCTATtctcattttgttttatatacaaTTTCTGACCGTTCCCAGAGAACCTTTTCCTAAAGATCACAAACAACCATAGTTTTATTTGATTTTCAGGTGAGCCATTTAACCCGGCGCAATTGTTCAACAATGCCGTGGCCAACATCATATGCCAGATGGTGTTTGGAAGACGTTTCGAGTACGACGACAAGAACTTCCAGACCATGCTGAAGAACTTGATTGAACTGGCCCATCTGGAAGGTTCTATCTGGGCTCACGTAGGACATAAGCCACCActttatatttttcatttttaaccAAATGGTTGACTAAGTTTAAAAATGGACCCACATCTAACCAATTGCTGGTGTATTCTTATCCTAGAGATTATCAAAGACATGAATGCAAAACAGGAACCGATTGAAACAATTTCATGTTATACACCCTTTATACGTTATCTATAGTCTATTGACATATGTCAGATCAACTGTAGGACATGAccagccctctgcctctctcccatTGTAGTTGTACGATGCCTTCCCTACCCTGATGAAGCACCTACCTGGCCGCCACAATGAGATCTTCAGCAACTTCCGATCCCTGGAAACTCTTATCCGCGGAGAGCTGGAGAGACACAAGCTGGACATGGACCCCAGCAACCCCCGGGACTACATGGACGCTTTCCTCATCGAGATGAAGAAGGTGAGGCCAGATCTtgatctgactgttttgatttaGGCCATGGTCTAGCACCCTGGCCTAGTACAATTTAAATAATTCCAGGAAACATTTATATCCTatgaaatattattactaaattTTAATAAATTATTCAATAAACCATTATGTGGTCATGGCTGTGCATTTGTAACCTTTTTTAATCATGTTTATTTAATTTGTCTGTATAGGTCATGTGATTGTGGGATTTAGGGTTTCTCTTGCAAAATAAGTGATTAACCTCAAAGGGGTGAAATAGTCAAATGGTTACAAAAATATTAATTTCACAGGACTCCAAGGAAAGTTTCTCAACATCATCTTTCTCTATGGCAGCACAGAGAAGCCCCTGAGCTGGGTTTTGATGAAGACAATCTTGTTCTGTGTTGTCTGGACCTCTTCCTGGCTGGAAGTGAGACTACATCCAAGACTCTGCAGTGGGCCCTCATTTACCTGATAAACAACCCACATATTCAGGGTGAGGACCTCACACAATTTGTGCCAGATACCCAAGATGTGGGGCAGGATTGGTGTAGTACTAGACTGTTCATCTCCCAGCTGAGGGGTACCTTCCACTCTCTCATAAAAAGTGCTTTTCCTCATGTGTGCAATTAAACAAGATTAAACTATAGAAATTTGAAACAtggattttttttcaaaagctATGAATAATAGTAGTTTCAATCATACAGTATATTACTATAATTGTAAAGGTAACAACCCCATCTAAGTGTTAAAATTGTGCTTTTAAGCAACAATATTAACAAAATAGTCATCCAggggagaagtgtgtgtgtgtgtgtgtgtgtgtgtgtgtgtgtgtgtgtgtgtgtgtgtgtgtgtgtgtgtgtgtgtgtgtgtgtgtgtgtgtgtgtgtgtgtgtgtgtgtgtgtcaaccaaTATTCTGTTTGTCTTCCATCATATAATGCATAAACATTAACCTCACTAATTTGCAAACCCTGGCTTAGGCCCTATATGCCCTGATCTCAATTCACAAGTCGTATTGGATCTTTCCCTCTGCAGAAAAAGTCCAGTTGGAGATAGACACAATGGTCGGACCGGCCCGAAAGCCCAGCATGGCAGACAGACCCAGCATGCCGTACACAGACGCCGTCATCCACGAGATCCAGAGGATGGGGAACATTGTCCCACTCAACGGGCTCAGAAGGGCTTCCAAGGACACAACTCTTGCGGGATACTTCATACCAAAGGTGCATGGAGGTGAAAATCAAGTTGACTTGCAAGTTGTCCAATGCATGTATAGATCTGAATCGAttatctgtgtgtatttgtgtgtatgtgtatgtgtatgtgtacgtgtatgtgtgtgt includes the following:
- the LOC132469192 gene encoding cytochrome P450 2J4-like isoform X2; amino-acid sequence: MPLPYHNAVATPQCHCHTTVSGSGAAAGCYWFCVKDVFVGLNLSGVLLLTFITLLMMDLLKNRNPPNYPPGPLALPLVGNVFNIDPRQPHIYLTKMAVVHGNVFSMRLGRDKTVFVSGYKMVKEAIVTQADIFVDRPYSPMATRLYSENIGGFFFSNGPLWKRQRRFAIATLRSLGLGRSCLEDSICEESHHLQLEMEGMRGEPFNPAQLFNNAVANIICQMVFGRRFEYDDKNFQTMLKNLIELAHLEGSIWAHLYDAFPTLMKHLPGRHNEIFSNFRSLETLIRGELERHKLDMDPSNPRDYMDAFLIEMKKHREAPELGFDEDNLVLCCLDLFLAGSETTSKTLQWALIYLINNPHIQEKVQLEIDTMVGPARKPSMADRPSMPYTDAVIHEIQRMGNIVPLNGLRRASKDTTLAGYFIPKGTTLMPNLTSVLFDKTEWETPDIFNPAHFLDADGKLVRRDAFLPFSAGKRACLGESLARMELFLFFVNLMQKFSFSTPEGVELSTEGIIGATRSPHPFKIYAMPR
- the LOC132469192 gene encoding cytochrome P450 2J4-like isoform X1 produces the protein MVIFCESVYFRMCFLPPSLPLLLVCVCERVTETQRETHTNLSVAVSCLFPLTMWLQDVFVGLNLSGVLLLTFITLLMMDLLKNRNPPNYPPGPLALPLVGNVFNIDPRQPHIYLTKMAVVHGNVFSMRLGRDKTVFVSGYKMVKEAIVTQADIFVDRPYSPMATRLYSENIGGFFFSNGPLWKRQRRFAIATLRSLGLGRSCLEDSICEESHHLQLEMEGMRGEPFNPAQLFNNAVANIICQMVFGRRFEYDDKNFQTMLKNLIELAHLEGSIWAHLYDAFPTLMKHLPGRHNEIFSNFRSLETLIRGELERHKLDMDPSNPRDYMDAFLIEMKKHREAPELGFDEDNLVLCCLDLFLAGSETTSKTLQWALIYLINNPHIQEKVQLEIDTMVGPARKPSMADRPSMPYTDAVIHEIQRMGNIVPLNGLRRASKDTTLAGYFIPKGTTLMPNLTSVLFDKTEWETPDIFNPAHFLDADGKLVRRDAFLPFSAGKRACLGESLARMELFLFFVNLMQKFSFSTPEGVELSTEGIIGATRSPHPFKIYAMPR
- the LOC132469192 gene encoding cytochrome P450 2J4-like isoform X3, with amino-acid sequence MDVFVGLNLSGVLLLTFITLLMMDLLKNRNPPNYPPGPLALPLVGNVFNIDPRQPHIYLTKMAVVHGNVFSMRLGRDKTVFVSGYKMVKEAIVTQADIFVDRPYSPMATRLYSENIGGFFFSNGPLWKRQRRFAIATLRSLGLGRSCLEDSICEESHHLQLEMEGMRGEPFNPAQLFNNAVANIICQMVFGRRFEYDDKNFQTMLKNLIELAHLEGSIWAHLYDAFPTLMKHLPGRHNEIFSNFRSLETLIRGELERHKLDMDPSNPRDYMDAFLIEMKKHREAPELGFDEDNLVLCCLDLFLAGSETTSKTLQWALIYLINNPHIQEKVQLEIDTMVGPARKPSMADRPSMPYTDAVIHEIQRMGNIVPLNGLRRASKDTTLAGYFIPKGTTLMPNLTSVLFDKTEWETPDIFNPAHFLDADGKLVRRDAFLPFSAGKRACLGESLARMELFLFFVNLMQKFSFSTPEGVELSTEGIIGATRSPHPFKIYAMPR